The following are encoded in a window of Thiohalophilus sp. genomic DNA:
- a CDS encoding glycosyltransferase yields MNHPPNPPSDEALPVASLRIAFFSDSLPERNGTGAYYHDLLPHLLPRVEAAEVIQPRPRGRFSLLSVPLPGDPTQQLVTPSLPRIRRQLRALRPNIIVCVTPGPFGLLGMWAARRHRCGFISAYHTDFEGLADLYWGPLKKRIVNGFMRGANRFISRRSGTVLVNNSGLADDVTALGAPAVDVMGTPLEPGFLNTPAAASPTALRQVCFAGRLAAEKNIDSFIDAARQHPALQFVIGGDGPLRKSVQAAADELDNLSYRGWLSREALRALIDESSLLVLPSHMETFGTIALEAMARGRPALVSEHAGIHDWPDLADGLFTLPAGQSVADALTSLVAEPAAVWQRKSSHAREAAEALNRRTVDQWLTVLARHARGGRA; encoded by the coding sequence GTGAATCATCCGCCCAACCCGCCCAGCGATGAGGCCCTGCCCGTGGCGTCTCTGCGCATTGCCTTCTTCTCCGACTCCCTGCCGGAACGCAACGGCACCGGGGCCTATTACCATGATCTGCTGCCGCATCTGCTGCCGCGTGTCGAGGCCGCCGAGGTCATCCAGCCGCGCCCGCGGGGCCGCTTCAGCCTGCTGTCCGTGCCACTGCCGGGCGACCCCACCCAGCAGCTGGTGACCCCCAGCCTGCCCCGCATCCGACGCCAGCTGCGGGCGTTGCGACCGAACATTATCGTCTGCGTCACGCCTGGCCCTTTCGGCCTGCTTGGCATGTGGGCGGCGCGCCGGCACCGCTGCGGGTTCATCTCGGCCTATCACACCGATTTCGAGGGCCTGGCCGACCTGTACTGGGGGCCGCTCAAGAAGCGGATCGTCAACGGCTTCATGCGGGGCGCCAACCGTTTCATCAGCCGCCGCAGCGGCACGGTGCTTGTCAACAACAGCGGCCTGGCCGATGACGTGACCGCCCTGGGCGCGCCCGCCGTGGACGTTATGGGCACGCCGCTGGAACCCGGCTTTCTCAACACGCCGGCGGCGGCATCGCCGACCGCACTGCGGCAAGTGTGCTTCGCCGGGCGGCTGGCGGCGGAGAAGAACATCGACAGTTTTATCGACGCCGCCCGCCAACACCCCGCGCTGCAATTCGTCATCGGCGGCGATGGCCCGCTGCGAAAGAGCGTGCAGGCGGCCGCCGACGAACTCGACAACCTCAGCTATCGCGGCTGGCTCAGCCGCGAGGCGCTGCGCGCGTTGATCGACGAATCCAGCCTGCTGGTCCTGCCCTCCCACATGGAGACCTTCGGCACCATCGCCCTGGAGGCCATGGCCCGAGGACGGCCGGCGCTGGTGTCCGAGCATGCCGGCATCCACGACTGGCCTGATCTTGCCGACGGGCTGTTTACGCTGCCGGCGGGTCAGTCCGTCGCCGACGCGCTCACCTCCCTGGTCGCGGAACCCGCCGCCGTGTGGCAGCGGAAAAGCAGCCATGCCCGCGAGGCGGCCGAGGCGCTGAATCGCCGCACGGTGGATCAGTGGCTGACGGTGCTCGCCCGGCACGCCCGGGGAGGGCGTGCGTGA
- a CDS encoding sulfotransferase, which produces MITLRVLLESLPRHLGWWLQALAGWRHPCAPLRPRRLVMLVLGFPLFVLVQGIHGVCLLLDEVLFPRYRRVEIGQALFITGIPRSGTTFLHRTLATEQSRYTTITTWEALLAPSILQRRIVELCAALDRRLGGFVARGLRALTRRLAGELADIHEVGMEAAEEDYLALLPAGGCFILLLAFPAAPGLRQLGHMDDDMPPGRRQRMLRFYHRCLQRHIYADGGQRRLLSKNAAFGSWIQGLRQICPQARFILCVREPTSALSSQISSIRSAQALFGARVDGEALQRIFLDQFEASLQHMADILPDWPEQRAVVVDMADLRRAQAAVIRALLAQLALPVGDALAAHLAGLPASTGRSRHQHRSGDLAIPAEELAQRLLPPYYRLLDLPQRVGVPE; this is translated from the coding sequence ATGATCACACTGCGCGTACTGCTGGAAAGCCTTCCAAGGCACCTGGGCTGGTGGCTTCAGGCGCTGGCCGGCTGGCGCCACCCCTGCGCGCCGCTACGGCCCCGCCGGCTGGTGATGCTTGTGCTCGGTTTTCCGCTGTTTGTGCTGGTTCAGGGCATCCACGGCGTCTGTCTGTTGCTGGACGAGGTTTTGTTTCCCCGCTACCGGCGGGTGGAGATCGGGCAGGCGCTGTTCATTACCGGTATTCCCCGCAGCGGCACCACGTTCCTGCACCGGACGCTGGCCACCGAGCAGTCCCGCTACACCACGATCACCACCTGGGAGGCCTTGCTGGCGCCCTCGATTCTGCAGCGCCGGATAGTGGAGCTGTGCGCGGCGCTTGATCGGCGGCTCGGGGGTTTTGTGGCGCGCGGCCTGCGGGCGCTGACCCGACGCCTGGCCGGCGAGCTGGCGGACATTCACGAAGTGGGCATGGAAGCGGCCGAGGAAGACTATCTTGCGCTGCTGCCCGCCGGTGGCTGTTTCATTCTGCTGCTGGCCTTTCCGGCGGCGCCAGGGCTGCGTCAGCTTGGCCATATGGATGACGACATGCCGCCAGGGCGGCGGCAACGGATGCTGCGGTTCTACCATCGCTGCCTGCAGCGTCATATTTATGCGGATGGCGGGCAGCGGCGACTGCTTTCCAAAAACGCCGCGTTCGGCAGCTGGATCCAGGGCCTGAGGCAGATCTGTCCGCAGGCGCGATTCATTCTGTGTGTGCGCGAGCCGACATCGGCCCTCAGCTCCCAGATCAGCTCGATCCGCAGCGCCCAGGCCCTGTTCGGCGCCCGGGTCGACGGCGAGGCGTTGCAGCGGATTTTTCTGGATCAGTTCGAGGCCTCCCTGCAACACATGGCCGATATACTGCCCGACTGGCCCGAGCAGCGCGCCGTCGTGGTGGACATGGCCGATCTGCGCCGCGCCCAGGCGGCGGTGATCCGCGCGCTGCTGGCGCAACTGGCGCTGCCCGTCGGCGATGCGCTGGCCGCCCATCTGGCGGGGCTCCCCGCGAGCACCGGCCGCAGTCGCCATCAACACCGTAGCGGGGACCTGGCCATTCCTGCCGAGGAGTTGGCGCAACGGCTGCTGCCCCCTTACTATCGTCTTCTTGATCTACCACAACGAGTCGGAGTGCCCGAGTGA
- a CDS encoding GtrA family protein yields the protein MFARIIRSTSRRSTFARFTMVAGSIALIDIGLLYGLHEGAGVDIFISRLFSYLAAMTAGYFLNRHFTFHQHERFRTILHDLGRFYVVFSGGGLLNYGVFALVVMLGRQAGLKPGVDFWLPLLGVWLGGMVGMGFNFFVSHKLVFDDQ from the coding sequence ATGTTCGCTCGTATCATTCGATCCACCAGCCGACGGTCCACTTTCGCCCGCTTTACGATGGTAGCCGGCAGCATCGCCCTGATCGACATTGGCCTGCTGTATGGACTGCACGAAGGGGCGGGGGTGGATATCTTTATCTCCCGGCTGTTTTCCTATCTCGCCGCGATGACCGCGGGCTATTTCCTCAATCGGCATTTCACCTTCCATCAGCACGAGCGCTTCCGCACGATACTTCATGACCTGGGGCGCTTTTATGTGGTTTTCTCCGGCGGTGGGCTGCTCAATTATGGGGTGTTCGCGCTGGTGGTGATGCTGGGGAGGCAGGCCGGTCTCAAGCCCGGTGTCGATTTCTGGCTGCCCCTGCTCGGCGTCTGGCTGGGCGGCATGGTGGGCATGGGCTTCAATTTTTTCGTCTCCCACAAGCTGGTCTTCGACGATCAATGA
- a CDS encoding PstS family phosphate ABC transporter substrate-binding protein codes for MKKYLLISAVLAGCLTAQSAYAVDTVQVDGSSTVFPISEAMAEEFGKKHRGEIRVTVGLSGTGGGFKKFCRGETDITGASRPIRPGELEQCKKNGIEFIELPIAMDALSVVINPRNDWVDYLTVAELKKMWEPEAQGKITNWNQIRDGFPDRDLVLYGAGTDSGTYDYFTAAIVGEEHSSRGDFSASEDDNVLVQGVANTQEALGFFGLAYYLENENKLKAVPISWKGSKPVKPSMQSAGDGEYQPLTRPLYFYAKKSSVMEKDYVEEFLQFIYRDSNKELISEVGYVPNGQKVRAAALRVLNDREVGTAYQGSEVGVDVVETLNRKKHY; via the coding sequence ATGAAAAAATATCTTTTGATCAGTGCTGTCCTTGCCGGCTGCCTGACTGCCCAGAGTGCCTATGCCGTGGATACCGTCCAGGTGGATGGTTCAAGTACCGTTTTCCCGATTTCCGAGGCAATGGCTGAAGAGTTCGGTAAGAAGCATCGCGGCGAGATCCGGGTGACTGTAGGCCTGTCCGGCACCGGTGGCGGCTTCAAGAAATTCTGTCGCGGAGAGACGGACATTACCGGCGCTTCCCGTCCGATCCGTCCAGGTGAGCTTGAACAGTGCAAGAAAAACGGCATTGAATTTATCGAACTGCCGATCGCCATGGATGCTTTGAGTGTTGTAATCAACCCCAGAAACGATTGGGTCGACTACCTCACTGTGGCAGAGCTCAAGAAAATGTGGGAGCCGGAAGCTCAGGGTAAGATCACCAACTGGAACCAGATTCGCGACGGTTTCCCGGATCGTGACCTGGTTCTGTACGGTGCAGGCACCGACTCCGGCACCTACGATTACTTTACCGCCGCCATTGTTGGTGAAGAGCATTCCAGTCGCGGTGATTTTAGCGCCAGTGAAGACGACAACGTGCTGGTACAGGGTGTTGCCAACACTCAAGAGGCTCTCGGTTTCTTCGGCCTGGCCTACTATCTGGAGAACGAGAACAAGTTGAAGGCTGTTCCGATCTCCTGGAAAGGCAGTAAGCCGGTCAAGCCGAGCATGCAGAGCGCCGGTGATGGCGAATACCAGCCGCTGACCCGTCCGCTCTACTTCTATGCCAAAAAGTCTTCGGTAATGGAAAAGGACTACGTTGAAGAGTTCCTTCAGTTCATCTATCGCGACTCAAACAAGGAGCTGATCAGCGAGGTTGGCTATGTGCCCAACGGCCAGAAAGTTCGTGCAGCAGCTCTGCGGGTTCTGAACGACCGCGAAGTTGGTACGGCTTACCAGGGCTCCGAAGTAGGCGTTGATGTGGTCGAAACACTGAACCGCAAAAAGCACTACTGA
- the pstC gene encoding phosphate ABC transporter permease subunit PstC, giving the protein MANPNSARPESSGVQVSAHFLRRRETVNKTAKYVLMAAAAVSVFVTIGIVYVLVSEALKFFEDVSVWEFVSGTSWTPMFSRPTFGIWPLLSGTLVVSGIALGVSIPFGLTLAVYLSEYAPDKVRESVKPILELLEGVPTVVYGYFALFLVTPLLQIIFPELPGFNMLAPGLVMGIMILPYTTSLSEDAMRAVPNSIREGAYALGYSRFHTAVKVVIPAAISGITAAFILAMSRAVGETMVVAIAAGQMPNFTFNPMEGAATITTFIVQVSLGDVSHGSIAYLSIFAAGLVLFLLTLVFNLIGFFLRKRYRQAY; this is encoded by the coding sequence ATGGCTAATCCCAATTCTGCGCGCCCTGAGTCCTCCGGGGTTCAGGTGTCCGCACACTTTCTCCGCAGGCGTGAAACGGTCAATAAGACCGCAAAATACGTGCTGATGGCAGCAGCGGCGGTGTCCGTGTTTGTTACCATCGGTATTGTGTATGTGCTGGTGAGTGAGGCTCTGAAATTCTTTGAAGATGTCTCGGTGTGGGAGTTTGTCTCCGGCACCAGCTGGACGCCGATGTTTTCCAGGCCGACCTTTGGCATCTGGCCGTTGTTGTCGGGCACCCTCGTTGTGTCGGGTATTGCCCTGGGAGTATCGATTCCCTTTGGCCTGACCCTGGCGGTGTATCTCAGCGAGTACGCGCCGGATAAAGTCCGGGAATCGGTCAAGCCGATACTGGAGTTGCTGGAAGGCGTTCCTACCGTGGTTTATGGCTACTTCGCCCTTTTTCTTGTGACACCTTTGCTGCAGATTATTTTTCCGGAACTACCGGGCTTCAATATGCTGGCGCCGGGTCTGGTGATGGGAATCATGATACTGCCCTACACCACCTCCCTGAGTGAGGACGCCATGCGGGCGGTGCCCAACAGCATTCGTGAAGGCGCTTACGCCCTGGGCTACAGCCGCTTCCACACCGCTGTAAAGGTAGTGATTCCAGCAGCCATATCCGGTATCACGGCCGCCTTTATTCTCGCCATGTCCAGAGCCGTGGGTGAAACCATGGTAGTGGCCATTGCTGCGGGCCAGATGCCAAACTTCACCTTCAACCCGATGGAAGGCGCGGCGACGATCACCACCTTTATTGTGCAGGTCAGCCTCGGCGATGTCAGCCATGGCTCCATTGCTTACCTGTCGATCTTTGCGGCCGGTCTGGTGCTGTTCCTGCTGACGCTGGTTTTCAACCTGATCGGTTTCTTCCTGCGCAAGCGCTACCGCCAGGCTTACTGA
- the pstA gene encoding phosphate ABC transporter permease PstA: protein MNTLATNIQSGIDYASISRKNHSKDIIFASLGIIVLFIAISTLLALFLDLAIRGAPQWTNPDFYSSFPSRKPMEAGILSAWVGTIMVMLVTAVVAVPLGIGAGLYMEEYATKNWFTDIIEINVSNLAGVPSIVYGLLALGLFVQTFGMGETVLVAGLVLALMILPIVIVSTRESVRSIPGELREAAYGLGANQWQTMSLYILPAAKPGIITGGIVGLSRAIGETAPVITIGALSYIAFLPPSPVSGEPPFLNFEWLFSSFTVMPIQMFGWVSRPQADFQITAAAAGAVLIVMTLAMNGLAIYIRYRARKS, encoded by the coding sequence ATGAACACATTGGCTACAAACATCCAAAGCGGTATCGATTACGCGTCGATTTCCAGAAAGAATCATTCCAAAGACATTATCTTTGCGTCCCTGGGCATTATCGTTCTGTTCATTGCCATATCGACCCTGCTGGCACTGTTTCTTGATCTGGCTATCCGCGGGGCGCCACAGTGGACTAACCCGGACTTCTACTCGAGCTTTCCATCGCGAAAGCCCATGGAAGCCGGTATTCTTTCCGCCTGGGTTGGCACCATCATGGTTATGCTGGTGACGGCCGTTGTCGCTGTCCCGCTGGGGATTGGTGCCGGGTTATACATGGAGGAATACGCCACCAAGAACTGGTTTACCGACATTATTGAAATCAACGTCTCCAATCTGGCCGGTGTTCCTTCGATTGTCTATGGCCTGCTGGCGCTCGGGCTGTTTGTCCAGACTTTCGGGATGGGCGAGACGGTGCTGGTCGCGGGGCTTGTGCTGGCGCTGATGATACTGCCGATTGTCATTGTTTCCACCCGGGAGTCGGTACGTTCAATTCCCGGCGAACTGCGGGAAGCGGCCTATGGCCTTGGCGCCAACCAGTGGCAGACCATGTCTCTGTATATCCTTCCGGCCGCCAAGCCGGGCATTATCACTGGTGGGATCGTCGGGCTTTCCCGTGCGATTGGTGAAACTGCCCCGGTTATCACCATTGGCGCGCTTTCGTATATTGCTTTCCTGCCGCCGTCGCCGGTCAGTGGCGAGCCTCCGTTCCTGAATTTTGAGTGGCTGTTCAGTTCGTTTACGGTTATGCCGATCCAGATGTTTGGCTGGGTCTCCCGGCCGCAAGCCGACTTTCAGATTACGGCGGCGGCGGCCGGTGCCGTACTGATCGTAATGACGCTGGCGATGAATGGACTGGCTATTTATATTCGCTATCGGGCCCGAAAGTCCTGA
- the pstB gene encoding phosphate ABC transporter ATP-binding protein PstB, with translation MSTDQTSTIQISESAHQGGRTAKPSETREHWYLEPEGALRARVSNLKFWYADGTQAIDDVSMPLVDKKVTALIGPSGCGKSTLLRCFNRMHDLYQGVKYSGSINLLPEDENLIDLDANIVRMRVGMVFQKPNPFPKSIYENVIAGLKIRGIRKRETLDEVVETSLRQAALWDEVKDQLHHPALSISGGQQQRLCIARALAVKPEILLLDEPTSALDPIATAKIEDLINELTGKVTVLIVTHNMQQAARISNYTAYMYLGKLIEYNETNDLFQRPKCQRTEDYITGRFG, from the coding sequence ATGAGTACGGATCAAACGTCTACCATACAAATCAGTGAGTCCGCCCATCAGGGTGGACGTACCGCGAAACCCAGTGAAACCCGTGAACACTGGTACCTTGAGCCAGAAGGCGCGTTGCGGGCCAGGGTATCCAACCTGAAATTCTGGTACGCCGATGGCACCCAGGCGATTGACGATGTCAGCATGCCGCTGGTGGACAAGAAAGTCACGGCGCTGATCGGCCCCTCGGGCTGCGGTAAAAGCACGTTGCTGCGCTGCTTCAATCGCATGCACGACCTCTATCAGGGGGTGAAATACTCGGGTTCCATCAATCTGTTACCGGAAGATGAAAACCTGATTGACCTGGACGCTAACATTGTCCGGATGCGGGTCGGCATGGTGTTCCAGAAACCGAACCCCTTCCCGAAGTCGATTTACGAGAACGTGATCGCCGGCCTGAAAATCCGTGGCATCCGCAAGCGTGAGACCCTCGACGAAGTTGTTGAAACCTCGCTGAGACAGGCGGCGTTGTGGGATGAAGTCAAAGACCAGCTTCACCATCCGGCTCTGAGCATATCAGGCGGCCAGCAGCAGCGTTTGTGTATTGCCCGCGCGCTGGCGGTCAAACCCGAAATCCTTCTGCTGGATGAGCCCACATCAGCGCTGGATCCCATCGCCACTGCGAAAATAGAAGATCTGATTAACGAGCTGACCGGCAAAGTGACGGTGCTGATTGTGACCCACAATATGCAGCAGGCAGCGCGGATATCCAACTATACTGCTTACATGTACCTCGGCAAGCTGATTGAATACAACGAGACCAACGATCTCTTTCAGCGGCCGAAGTGCCAGCGCACGGAAGACTACATTACCGGTCGCTTTGGTTAA
- the phoU gene encoding phosphate signaling complex protein PhoU, with product MSTSHESHLQHISQQFNTELSQLRDDFLKMGGMVEDQIVKAMEALENHDYELAEATRVKDKEVDQLELLIDEEANRVIVKRQPTASDLRLVISVVKMVSDLERIGDESKKIAKFALSMFDESDNFVAAPRGYVEARHIAQHVVAMVRDALDAFARFDTEMALRIIKEDKRVDEEYKAATRSLVTYMMEDPRSISSCLSIMWVLRSLERVGDHACNIAQHVIFLVEGEDVRHTPMDETERVVGR from the coding sequence ATGTCCACAAGTCATGAAAGCCATTTACAGCACATATCACAGCAGTTCAACACCGAGCTGAGCCAGCTTCGCGACGATTTCCTGAAGATGGGTGGTATGGTCGAAGACCAGATCGTCAAAGCCATGGAGGCCCTGGAAAACCACGATTACGAATTGGCGGAAGCCACCCGCGTCAAGGACAAAGAAGTTGATCAACTGGAATTGCTGATCGATGAGGAAGCCAACCGGGTGATCGTAAAACGGCAGCCAACTGCCAGCGATCTGCGCCTGGTGATTTCAGTGGTAAAAATGGTTTCAGACCTTGAGCGTATCGGTGATGAGTCGAAAAAGATCGCCAAGTTCGCGTTATCAATGTTTGATGAGAGCGACAACTTCGTGGCAGCGCCCAGGGGATATGTTGAGGCCCGGCATATTGCCCAGCACGTTGTCGCAATGGTCAGAGACGCTCTTGATGCGTTCGCGCGTTTCGATACCGAAATGGCATTGCGCATCATCAAGGAAGACAAGCGTGTCGATGAAGAATACAAGGCTGCGACCCGCTCACTTGTGACATATATGATGGAAGATCCGAGAAGCATTTCCAGTTGTCTTTCCATTATGTGGGTATTGAGATCTCTGGAAAGGGTCGGTGACCACGCCTGTAACATCGCCCAGCATGTGATTTTTCTTGTCGAGGGCGAGGATGTTCGTCACACGCCCATGGATGAGACTGAACGGGTCGTCGGCCGGTAA
- a CDS encoding PilZ domain-containing protein gives MPRDYDEKRDFIRVEVDCDIHFKPQGAGSEQIGRLANLSGRGMMFIAAEEIPVDTPVEIRIAAEKQVTAPLHAMVRVVRMAKQRRGDGYEIGAIITSVFDENE, from the coding sequence ATGCCGAGGGATTATGACGAGAAGCGCGATTTCATTCGCGTCGAGGTGGATTGCGATATCCACTTCAAGCCGCAGGGCGCCGGGAGCGAGCAGATCGGACGACTGGCCAATCTCAGCGGGCGCGGCATGATGTTCATCGCCGCCGAGGAGATTCCGGTTGATACGCCGGTGGAGATCCGAATCGCGGCGGAAAAGCAGGTGACCGCGCCGCTGCATGCGATGGTTCGGGTGGTGCGCATGGCCAAACAGCGGCGGGGGGACGGTTACGAAATCGGCGCTATTATTACCAGTGTCTTCGATGAAAATGAGTAA
- a CDS encoding CinA family protein: MPSDEMLLALAHRISERLEPRSLSVTTAESCTGGWIAKLLTDVPGCSAWFDRGFVTYSNEAKQEQLAVPAAVLDEHGAVSEPTVRAMAEGALRHSRADLALSVSGIAGPGGGRPDKPLGLVWFGWAQRLAGDGTSISSEHCVFNGNRDDVRRQAVVRALDGILELIGE; encoded by the coding sequence ATCCCGAGTGATGAAATGTTGCTGGCGCTGGCCCACCGGATCAGCGAACGGCTCGAGCCACGCTCATTGTCAGTGACCACCGCCGAGTCCTGTACCGGCGGCTGGATTGCCAAGCTGCTAACCGATGTTCCCGGTTGTTCCGCCTGGTTCGATCGCGGCTTTGTCACCTATTCCAATGAGGCCAAGCAGGAACAGCTGGCGGTACCGGCCGCCGTGCTGGACGAACACGGCGCGGTCAGCGAGCCGACGGTGCGGGCCATGGCCGAGGGAGCGCTGCGCCACAGCCGGGCCGATTTGGCCCTGTCGGTCAGCGGCATCGCTGGCCCCGGTGGCGGACGGCCCGACAAGCCGCTGGGACTGGTCTGGTTCGGCTGGGCGCAGCGGCTTGCCGGTGACGGCACGTCGATCAGCAGCGAGCACTGCGTATTTAACGGCAACCGCGATGATGTGCGCCGCCAGGCGGTGGTCCGGGCGCTGGATGGTATCCTTGAGCTGATCGGTGAATGA
- the thpR gene encoding RNA 2',3'-cyclic phosphodiesterase, which produces MNEPRLRLFFALWPPPELAHRLQHVARALFDRRQARLLQREQLHLTLVYLGPTDAERRACAGHVADEVRAEAFTLCFSRLGFWSRPRVGWIAPDSSPPPLLALVSQLRQGLGECGFPIDPRPWQAHLTLARKLRRPPLREGLEPPLLWPVDEFVLVESQTRPSGAEYRILQRWPLIGQDPQENHRLR; this is translated from the coding sequence GTGAATGAGCCCCGCCTGCGTCTCTTTTTTGCCCTGTGGCCGCCGCCCGAACTGGCGCACCGCCTGCAACATGTCGCCCGGGCATTGTTCGATCGGCGCCAGGCCCGCCTGCTGCAGCGCGAACAACTTCATCTGACCCTGGTTTATCTTGGCCCCACCGATGCCGAACGGCGCGCCTGCGCCGGGCACGTCGCCGACGAGGTACGGGCCGAGGCTTTTACTCTCTGCTTCTCCCGGCTCGGCTTCTGGTCCCGCCCCCGGGTTGGCTGGATCGCCCCCGACAGCAGCCCGCCGCCATTGCTGGCCCTGGTGAGCCAGTTGCGGCAGGGGCTGGGCGAGTGCGGTTTTCCCATTGATCCACGGCCCTGGCAGGCCCATCTGACTCTGGCGCGCAAGTTGCGCCGACCGCCGTTGCGCGAGGGACTTGAACCACCGCTGTTGTGGCCGGTTGATGAGTTCGTGCTGGTCGAATCCCAAACCCGGCCGAGCGGAGCGGAATATCGCATCCTGCAACGCTGGCCGCTGATCGGTCAGGACCCTCAAGAAAACCATCGACTGCGCTGA
- the recA gene encoding recombinase RecA — MDADKKKALSAALSQIEKQFGKGSVMRMGDTSAVRNVEAISTGSLGLDIALGVGGLPKGRVVEIYGPESSGKTTLTLQVIAECQKHGGTAAFVDAEHALDPQYAGRLGVNVDDLLVSQPDTGEQALEITDMLVRSSAVDVVVVDSVAALTPKAEIEGDMGDTHVGLQARLMSQALRKLSGNIKRSNTLVIFINQIRMKIGVMFGSPETTTGGNALKFYASVRLDIRRIGSIKKGDEVIGNETRVKVLKNKVAPPFKQVEFDLLYNEGISREGEIIDLGVKEGLVDKSGAWYSYNGDRIGQGKDNVRNFLKEHPEMAQEIEAQIRNKLLPGPAETQGEVQADAPDDSALEEAEAEA, encoded by the coding sequence ATGGATGCAGACAAGAAAAAAGCACTCAGTGCGGCACTGAGCCAGATCGAAAAACAGTTCGGCAAGGGTTCGGTCATGCGCATGGGCGATACCTCGGCGGTGCGCAATGTCGAGGCGATTTCCACCGGTTCGCTGGGGCTGGATATTGCCCTGGGCGTGGGCGGCCTGCCCAAGGGCCGGGTGGTGGAGATCTACGGTCCGGAATCCTCGGGTAAGACGACGCTGACCCTGCAGGTGATCGCCGAATGCCAGAAACACGGCGGCACCGCGGCCTTCGTGGATGCCGAGCATGCGCTGGATCCCCAGTATGCGGGCCGCCTGGGCGTTAACGTGGATGATCTGCTGGTCTCCCAGCCCGACACCGGCGAGCAGGCGCTGGAGATCACCGACATGCTGGTGCGCTCCAGCGCGGTGGACGTGGTGGTGGTCGACTCGGTGGCGGCACTGACCCCCAAGGCGGAAATCGAGGGCGATATGGGCGATACCCATGTCGGCCTGCAGGCACGGCTGATGTCCCAGGCACTGCGTAAACTGAGCGGCAACATCAAGCGCTCCAATACCCTGGTGATTTTCATCAATCAGATCCGCATGAAGATCGGGGTCATGTTCGGCAGCCCGGAAACCACCACCGGCGGTAACGCGCTCAAATTCTATGCGTCCGTGCGGCTGGATATCCGGCGTATCGGTTCGATCAAAAAGGGTGACGAGGTCATCGGTAACGAGACCCGGGTCAAGGTGCTGAAGAACAAGGTGGCGCCGCCCTTCAAGCAGGTGGAATTCGATTTGCTGTATAACGAAGGCATCTCCCGCGAGGGCGAGATCATCGATCTCGGTGTCAAGGAAGGGCTGGTGGATAAATCGGGCGCCTGGTACAGCTATAACGGCGATCGCATCGGTCAGGGCAAGGATAACGTGCGGAATTTCCTCAAGGAGCATCCGGAAATGGCGCAGGAGATCGAAGCCCAGATCCGCAATAAGCTGCTGCCCGGGCCGGCTGAGACTCAGGGAGAGGTTCAGGCCGACGCGCCCGATGACAGCGCGCTGGAAGAGGCCGAAGCCGAAGCCTGA
- a CDS encoding regulatory protein RecX: MAKSVREAAMDLLSRREHSTCELQQKLVRKGYAEEEVDSALQRLADENLLSDERFVEAFVHSRQTRGSGPRKIIAELSQKGVSETLISQYLDERSPVWIDLAREVRVRKFGAALPGEYREKARQMRFLQQRGFTTEQIQNVVRDDD; the protein is encoded by the coding sequence ATGGCTAAAAGCGTCCGTGAAGCGGCGATGGATCTGTTGTCCCGCCGCGAACACAGCACCTGCGAGCTGCAGCAAAAGCTGGTGCGCAAGGGGTATGCCGAAGAAGAGGTCGACTCGGCATTGCAGCGCCTTGCGGATGAAAACCTGTTGAGTGACGAACGGTTCGTGGAAGCGTTCGTGCATTCCCGGCAGACCCGGGGCTCCGGGCCGCGCAAGATCATTGCCGAACTGTCGCAAAAAGGTGTCAGCGAGACGCTGATCTCCCAATACCTGGATGAACGCAGCCCGGTCTGGATCGATCTGGCCAGGGAGGTGCGCGTCAGGAAATTCGGGGCCGCTTTACCCGGGGAATACCGGGAAAAAGCCCGGCAGATGCGCTTTTTGCAGCAGCGCGGATTTACCACCGAGCAGATTCAAAACGTGGTGCGGGATGATGACTGA